In Pseudomonas sp. Q1-7, the genomic window ATCGTGCAGTTCGACCTGGACCGTGACATCAACGGCGCGGCCCGCGACGTGCAGGCGGCCATCAACGCCTCGCGCAACCTGCTGCCCAGCGGCATGCGCAGCATGCCCACCTACAAGAAGGTCAACCCGTCCCAGGCGCCGATCATGGTGCTGTCGCTGACCTCCGACGTGCTGGAGAAGGGCCAGCTCTACGACCTGGCCTCCACCATCCTGGCCCAGAGCCTGTCCCAGGTCAGGGGCGTGGGCGAAGTGCAGATCGGCGGCAGTTCCCTGCCGGCGGTGCGGGTTGAGCTGGAGCCACAACTGCTGACCCAGTACGGTCTGGCCCTGGACGACGTGCGCAGCACCATCGCCGCCGCCAACCAGCGCCGGCCCAAGGGCGCGGTGGAAGATGCCGGACGCCACTGGCAGGTGGGCGCCAACGACCAGTTGGAGAAGGCCGCCGACTACGCGCCGCTGATCCTCCGCTACCAGGACGGCGCGGCCCTGCGCCTGGGCGATGTGGCCAAGGTCCGCGACGCGGTGGAAGACCGCTACAACAGTGGCTTCTTCAACGATGATTCGGCGGTGCTGCTGGTAATCAACCGCCAGGCCGGCGCCAACATCATCGAGACCATCGAGCGCATCAAGCAGCAGCTGCCGGCGTTGCAGGCGGTGCTGCCGGCCAGCGTCAAGCTGGACCTGGCCATGGACCGCTCGCCGGTGATCCGCGCGACCCTGCACGAGGCCGAGCGCACCCTGCTGATCGCGGTATCCCTGGTGATACTGGTGGTCTACCTGTTCCTCGGCAACCTGCGTGCCTCGCTGATCCCGGCGCTGGCGGTGCCGGTGTCGCTGGTGGGCACCTTCGCCGTGATGTACCTGATGGGTTTCTCCCTCAACGTACTCTCGCTGATGGCGCTGATCCTCGCCGCCGGGCTGGTGGTGGACGACGCCATCGTGGTGCTGGAGAACATCTCGCGGCACATCAACGACGGCATGGCGCCGTTCAAGGCGGCCCTGCAGGGCACCCGCGAGGTGGGCTTCACCCTGCTGTCGATGAACCTCTCGCTGGTGGCGGTGTTCGTGTCGATCCTCTTCATGGGCGGCATCATCGACCGGCTGTTCCGCGAATTTTCCCTGACCCTGGCGGTGGCCATCCTGGTCTCGCTGCTGGTGTCCCTGACCCTGACGCCCATGCTTTGCGCGCGCTGGCTCAAGCCCCATGTGCCGGACCGGGACAGCCGCCTGCAACGCTGGAGCGAGACCCTGCACACGCGCATGGTCGGCGCCTACGACCGCACCCTGGGGCTGGCCCTGCGCCATCCGCGCCTGACCCTGGCCAGCCTGCTGCTGACCATCGCCTGCAACATCGCCCTCTACGTGCTGGTGCCCAAGACCTTCCTGCCGCAGCAGGACACTGGCCAGTTGATCGGCTTCATCCGGGGCGACGACGGCCTGTCCTTCACCGTGATGCAGCCGAAGATGGAAACCTTCCGCCGCGCCGTGCTGGCCGATCCGGCGGTGGAGAGCGTGGCCGGCTTCATCGGCGGCGGTGGCGGCATCAACAACGCCTTCATGATCGTGCGCCTGAAGCCCATCGCCGAACGCAAGGTTTCGGCGCAGAAAGTCATCGAACGGCTGCGCGCCAACCTGCCCAAGGTGCCCGGCGGCCGGCTGATGCTGATGGCCGACCAGGACCTGCAGTTCGGCGGCGGTCGCGAGCAGCGCAGCTCCCAGTACGAGTACGTGCTGCAGAGCGGCGAGCTGTCCGACCTGCGCACCTGGCTGCCGAAGGTCACCGCCGCGCTCAAGGCGCTGCCGGAACTCACCGCCATCGACGCCAACGAGGGGGA contains:
- a CDS encoding multidrug efflux RND transporter permease subunit, with the protein product MNLSAPFIHRPVATMLLSLAILLLGSVSFGLLPVSPLPQMDFPVITVQASLPGASPEIMASSVTTPLERSLGTIAGINQMTSRTSQGSTRIIVQFDLDRDINGAARDVQAAINASRNLLPSGMRSMPTYKKVNPSQAPIMVLSLTSDVLEKGQLYDLASTILAQSLSQVRGVGEVQIGGSSLPAVRVELEPQLLTQYGLALDDVRSTIAAANQRRPKGAVEDAGRHWQVGANDQLEKAADYAPLILRYQDGAALRLGDVAKVRDAVEDRYNSGFFNDDSAVLLVINRQAGANIIETIERIKQQLPALQAVLPASVKLDLAMDRSPVIRATLHEAERTLLIAVSLVILVVYLFLGNLRASLIPALAVPVSLVGTFAVMYLMGFSLNVLSLMALILAAGLVVDDAIVVLENISRHINDGMAPFKAALQGTREVGFTLLSMNLSLVAVFVSILFMGGIIDRLFREFSLTLAVAILVSLLVSLTLTPMLCARWLKPHVPDRDSRLQRWSETLHTRMVGAYDRTLGLALRHPRLTLASLLLTIACNIALYVLVPKTFLPQQDTGQLIGFIRGDDGLSFTVMQPKMETFRRAVLADPAVESVAGFIGGGGGINNAFMIVRLKPIAERKVSAQKVIERLRANLPKVPGGRLMLMADQDLQFGGGREQRSSQYEYVLQSGELSDLRTWLPKVTAALKALPELTAIDANEGEGAQQITLQVDRDTAKRLGVDMAMVSSALNNAYSQRQISTIYDTLNQYQVVMEVNPKYAQDPETLKQVQLITADGQRVPLSSFARYERSLEEDRVSHEGQFASESISFDLAPGVSLDTATVAIEKAVAAIGLPSSVIARMGGSADAFQSTQQNQPWMILAALVLVYLVLGILYESYIHPLTILSTLPSAGVGALLAILLTGGEFSLISLLGLFLLIGVVKKNAIMMIDLALQLERNDGLSPAESIRQACLLRLRPILMTTIAAILGAVPLLIGGAEGAEMRQPLGVAIIGGLVLSQLLTLYTTPVVYLYLDRLRHRFNRWRGVRTDAALETPL